One Hemitrygon akajei chromosome 11, sHemAka1.3, whole genome shotgun sequence DNA segment encodes these proteins:
- the LOC140736372 gene encoding uncharacterized protein, with product MADPDQRNAYKVERSSTARRDCHRLPVSTLCSSVSVLTPAWEEFGAGHLAIVLSLSLVKTIPQGLPIKPGGMYRVPRMLEVKNLALVLILWGLCSATPDMFRSPEMVRKVAKLMAEECPSSDFSTLAGFTNFCQSVKPKLHNLIMEFNRKSYENFNKYPQGKPDRWNGMGYWMSGKPQQWNASRDWMLILLSSSDTMNNYHSIHMYVIFLWAFTVDP from the exons atggctgACCCCGACCAACGGAATGCCTATAAGGTGGAAAGGTCTTCG ACAGCACGGAGGGACTGCCACAGGCTTCCAGTGAGCACCTTGTGTTCGTCAGTCTCTGTGCTCACTCCAGCCTGGGAGGAGTTCGGGGCAGGGCACCTGGCCATAGTGCTGAGCCTGTCACT AGTGAAAACCATTCCACAGGGTTTGCCAATCAAACCCGGAGGGATGTACAGGGTCCCCAGGATGCTAGAGGTGAAGAATCTCGCCCTTGTTCTGATTCTATGGGGACTGTGCTCAG CCACACCTGACATGTTCAGGTCACCAGAGATGGTGAGAAAAGTCGCCAAACTGATG GCGGAGGAATGTCCCAGCTCCG ATTTCAGCACTCTAGCTGGATTCACGAATTTTTGCCAAAG TGTGAAACCGAAACTGCACAATTTGATCATGGAGTTTAATAGGAAATCCTACGAAAACTTCAACAAATACCCACAG GGGAAACCAGATCGATGGAACGGAATGGGGTACTGGATGTCG GGGAAACCACAGCAATGGAACGCATCTAGAGACTGGATGTTG ATATTGCTGTCATCGTCAGACACAATGAACAACTACCACTCCATTCACATGTatgtcattttcttgtgggcattcacagtagatccaTGA